A genomic segment from Candidatus Brocadia sinica JPN1 encodes:
- a CDS encoding glycosyltransferase: MKSLYRADLHVHSSFSDKPSFWAIRKLNCPESYTSPEFIYNTAKKVGMDYVTITDHDTINGALEIAHLPGVFISVEVNTYFPENGCKIHVIALDISEDVFKEIMGLRKNVYELVRYLRKTGVVHFVAHPLFDLNGRLTIETIEKMLLLFDVFEVRNGIRAERFNKLIEDIISSLTKEKLDVLSDKHNITPYGVAAWKKAIVGGSDDHSGFFIARSYTASPDGRTSKDFISSIRERKTWAEGNDGDPLTLAHNIYGIGYRFYRERIHSGKNSSTPFVNFLLNRFFKTKPEKISLGEKIKFFIRKNMPETNNNYHGKTFEEILDREAKRLINDQKLLERFNAKDRNRSIFAIISYLANRMIYIYTNQLMKTSFGNGIFQTVQSLGTLGIIHFLTSPYYITHYYQHRSKRLMKQLRKSFMLPDGDGHRGKIVLFTDTINEINGVTVAIKKMIETAKTTGINLTVITCCNEETSLENGIKNFKSIGDISLPEYPELKLHFPPVLDVIDYIEREDFTAIHISTPGNLGLLALAIAKLMDIPVRATYHTDFPQFVINLTNDVFLEKVAWNYMIWFYNQMEEVLVPSKSTQDQIIEKGLSPEKIRPLPKWVDIEIFSPQKRDSCIWKKYNMDGEVKFLYVGRLSREKNLGLLADAFINVIKAGFRSYLIIVGDGPYRSNLENKLEGYPVLFTGFLVGEELSAIYASSDVFVFPSATDTFGNVVLEAQASGLPVIVSDEGGPKELMIHNETGYVVKANDRSALVNTLVSLIKDREKIKIMGERARQFVEANTKSPEDMCLTTLIL, translated from the coding sequence ATGAAGAGTCTTTATCGGGCTGATTTACATGTCCACTCAAGCTTTTCCGATAAGCCATCCTTTTGGGCAATAAGGAAATTAAATTGCCCAGAAAGTTATACATCCCCTGAATTCATATACAATACGGCAAAAAAGGTGGGGATGGATTACGTCACCATAACAGATCACGATACCATTAACGGCGCTCTTGAGATAGCCCACCTGCCAGGGGTATTTATCAGTGTTGAGGTCAACACCTATTTCCCCGAAAATGGCTGTAAGATACATGTTATTGCGCTTGATATATCAGAAGATGTATTTAAAGAAATAATGGGCTTAAGAAAAAATGTTTACGAGTTGGTGAGATACCTTCGTAAGACCGGCGTAGTCCATTTCGTTGCGCATCCTTTGTTTGACCTGAATGGAAGGCTTACGATAGAAACGATAGAGAAGATGTTGTTGTTGTTTGATGTATTTGAAGTAAGGAATGGTATAAGGGCTGAACGATTCAATAAATTAATAGAAGACATAATATCTTCGTTAACCAAAGAGAAGTTAGATGTCCTCTCAGACAAGCATAATATAACTCCTTATGGAGTTGCGGCATGGAAAAAGGCAATAGTGGGTGGCTCAGACGATCACAGCGGTTTTTTTATTGCCAGGTCATATACTGCGTCTCCGGATGGAAGGACATCAAAAGACTTCATATCCTCCATAAGGGAGCGTAAGACGTGGGCGGAAGGGAATGATGGAGACCCATTGACCCTTGCCCACAATATATACGGAATCGGGTATAGATTCTATAGAGAGCGCATACATTCCGGCAAAAACAGCTCAACGCCTTTTGTCAACTTTCTTTTGAACAGATTCTTTAAAACAAAACCGGAAAAAATCTCTTTGGGTGAAAAAATTAAGTTTTTCATCAGAAAAAACATGCCCGAGACTAATAACAATTACCATGGCAAAACCTTTGAGGAAATACTGGACAGGGAAGCCAAAAGACTGATTAACGATCAGAAACTTCTTGAGAGGTTTAATGCCAAAGATAGAAACAGAAGTATATTTGCAATAATAAGTTATCTTGCTAACAGGATGATTTATATTTATACGAATCAGCTTATGAAGACGTCTTTCGGTAATGGTATTTTCCAGACAGTTCAGTCACTGGGCACCCTGGGCATTATCCATTTTCTTACTTCACCGTATTATATAACCCATTACTATCAGCATAGGAGCAAAAGACTGATGAAACAATTAAGAAAAAGCTTCATGTTGCCAGATGGGGATGGCCACAGAGGGAAAATTGTCCTGTTTACAGACACCATCAATGAAATAAACGGCGTTACGGTGGCAATAAAAAAAATGATAGAGACTGCAAAGACCACAGGGATCAACTTAACAGTTATTACCTGCTGCAATGAAGAAACATCATTAGAAAACGGGATAAAGAATTTTAAATCCATAGGAGACATTTCATTGCCTGAATATCCTGAATTAAAATTGCATTTTCCGCCGGTACTCGATGTAATTGATTATATTGAGAGAGAGGATTTTACGGCAATTCATATAAGCACACCTGGCAACCTTGGCCTTTTAGCCCTTGCTATTGCAAAACTAATGGACATACCGGTACGTGCCACTTATCACACAGATTTTCCGCAATTTGTAATAAATCTAACCAATGATGTATTCCTTGAGAAAGTAGCATGGAATTATATGATCTGGTTTTACAATCAGATGGAAGAGGTATTGGTTCCATCAAAAAGCACACAGGACCAAATTATTGAAAAAGGGCTTTCCCCCGAAAAGATAAGGCCTCTGCCGAAATGGGTCGATATTGAAATCTTTTCTCCTCAAAAGAGGGATTCTTGTATATGGAAAAAATATAATATGGATGGAGAGGTGAAATTCCTTTATGTAGGGCGGCTCTCAAGGGAAAAGAACCTTGGCCTTTTAGCCGATGCCTTTATCAATGTAATAAAGGCAGGTTTCCGCAGCTATCTGATTATCGTGGGGGATGGACCTTACAGGAGTAATCTTGAAAACAAATTAGAGGGATATCCAGTTTTGTTTACCGGCTTTCTTGTAGGCGAGGAACTTTCCGCAATATATGCCTCATCGGATGTTTTCGTTTTTCCCAGTGCCACCGATACATTCGGCAATGTTGTGCTTGAGGCGCAGGCATCAGGGCTTCCTGTCATTGTATCTGATGAAGGCGGACCAAAGGAATTAATGATCCATAATGAGACAGGTTACGTTGTCAAGGCAAATGACCGATCGGCATTGGTAAATACCCTGGTATCTTTAATAAAGGATAGAGAAAAAATCAAAATCATGGGAGAAAGGGCAAGACAATTTGTGGAGGCAAATACTAAAAGCCCGGAAGATATGTGCCTTACTACATTAATTCTTTAA
- the pilM gene encoding pilus assembly protein PilM produces the protein MKFHHLHIPTEIRNFGIRKLSDALTRHRTKTAWGLDIGGRALKAVKIKQTPDRLLVEDMDIIEYSAIPSDGNFLQSPAIQEAIQTFLTKHHIAKTDNVILSIPGQFVLSRFTTIPPVDKKRLRNIVSYEAKQQIPFDLKDIVWDYQQFTEQVPGAESVEIGLFASKRATLDHLLTNISPLRSRLTAIQASPLAISNFISFDQQIDGLAIIINSETENTDLIIVDSLYFWLRSIPISTVDTDLVKEIQRSMEYYKSLTKETVHFKTLFLMGNKFKDPLNVKCITDNFTYEVKVFKALNNFGLSSNISPAYFSENVLHLGAAFGLALQGVGSGRIKINLLPQELIKSAEISKKKPYAIATLGCLALSLLIQYAELHIQISHLRNSSSRYQKVLQDNKEFERKYKNAETLAQAKKSELDLISSIDSSRFTWMEVLDKLLSLIPDNASITSIQSSWIDADTMKTDGTTKQMPSGSSQAKKPATPAKPGASKKLLLMGIKGESKEPSMRFIEEHILKPIQNITLFDHRIPAFKNAEIVPGSSRQVNHKEGGDSYISFEIRWIVKSKEEIQWEENSVSFINGTSTPFKKS, from the coding sequence ATGAAATTCCATCATTTGCACATTCCGACTGAAATACGCAATTTTGGCATCCGGAAATTAAGCGATGCTTTAACACGCCATAGGACAAAAACTGCATGGGGACTGGATATTGGTGGTCGTGCTTTAAAGGCGGTAAAGATTAAACAGACACCGGATAGATTATTGGTTGAAGATATGGATATCATTGAATATTCTGCGATTCCATCCGACGGAAATTTCTTACAATCACCAGCTATTCAAGAGGCCATTCAAACCTTTCTGACAAAACATCATATCGCCAAGACCGACAATGTAATACTGTCTATTCCAGGCCAATTCGTATTATCCAGGTTTACCACAATCCCACCGGTAGACAAGAAGCGGTTAAGAAATATTGTCAGTTATGAGGCAAAGCAACAAATTCCCTTTGATCTCAAAGACATTGTATGGGACTATCAGCAATTCACGGAACAAGTCCCCGGTGCAGAGAGTGTAGAGATTGGGCTCTTTGCGTCTAAGCGGGCAACGCTCGACCATTTATTGACCAATATCTCACCCCTTAGGTCCAGGCTAACTGCAATACAGGCATCACCTCTGGCCATTTCCAACTTCATTTCTTTTGATCAGCAAATCGATGGGTTAGCCATTATCATAAACTCGGAAACGGAAAATACAGACCTCATCATTGTTGACAGCCTCTATTTTTGGCTCAGAAGCATACCAATTTCCACGGTAGATACCGATCTCGTAAAAGAAATCCAGAGATCGATGGAATATTACAAGTCATTAACGAAGGAGACGGTTCATTTTAAGACCCTTTTCCTCATGGGAAATAAATTTAAAGACCCACTCAACGTGAAATGTATTACCGACAATTTTACCTACGAGGTGAAAGTCTTTAAGGCCCTAAACAATTTCGGACTATCCAGTAATATTAGTCCTGCTTATTTCAGCGAGAATGTATTGCATCTGGGCGCTGCTTTCGGTCTCGCACTGCAGGGCGTCGGATCAGGCAGAATAAAAATAAATTTATTACCACAGGAACTCATCAAATCTGCGGAGATCTCAAAGAAAAAACCTTATGCCATAGCCACTCTCGGTTGTTTAGCACTGTCACTGCTCATTCAATATGCAGAACTCCACATTCAGATCTCGCACCTCCGTAATTCCTCCAGCCGTTATCAAAAAGTGCTGCAAGACAACAAGGAATTTGAAAGGAAATACAAAAATGCTGAGACACTTGCACAGGCAAAAAAATCTGAACTTGACCTGATTTCCTCCATCGATTCTTCCCGGTTCACCTGGATGGAAGTACTGGATAAACTACTATCCCTGATACCCGACAATGCATCTATAACCAGCATCCAGTCTTCATGGATAGATGCAGATACCATGAAAACTGATGGCACGACAAAACAAATGCCATCCGGGTCTTCTCAGGCGAAAAAACCTGCTACCCCTGCAAAACCTGGCGCTTCGAAAAAATTGCTCCTGATGGGAATCAAAGGAGAAAGCAAAGAACCAAGTATGCGCTTTATAGAAGAACACATCCTGAAACCTATTCAAAATATAACCCTTTTTGATCACAGAATCCCGGCATTCAAAAATGCAGAAATTGTTCCGGGTTCGTCCCGGCAAGTGAACCATAAAGAGGGCGGGGATAGTTATATTAGTTTTGAGATACGATGGATTGTAAAGTCGAAAGAGGAAATTCAATGGGAGGAAAATTCAGTGTCGTTCATCAATGGAACTTCAACACCATTTAAAAAATCGTGA
- a CDS encoding phosphopantothenoylcysteine decarboxylase gives MGSLEGVRVMITSGPTRGYIDAVRYISNKSTGKLGTVIATELLKSGASVTFVYGMGSSIPDVALLDKGCAGRLILIEVETIDDLLTTVQEKLKGNLFDAIIHAMAVLDYVPETQSSDKTPSDKDKLVVTFVKTPKIIKLMRNLWPHAFFISFKLEVGLSQDALIERAYASLLENSADLVVANNQDEIAGEKHRAYLINLHKKIEFRCETKQDIAENLANRISKQHDKY, from the coding sequence ATGGGGAGTTTGGAAGGGGTGCGTGTTATGATAACCTCTGGGCCAACCAGAGGTTATATAGATGCCGTACGATACATCAGTAATAAATCGACAGGGAAGTTAGGGACTGTGATTGCGACTGAACTGCTGAAAAGTGGCGCTTCTGTAACGTTTGTTTATGGGATGGGCAGTAGTATTCCAGATGTCGCTTTATTAGATAAAGGTTGTGCCGGTAGATTGATACTTATTGAAGTTGAAACGATAGACGACTTATTAACCACGGTCCAAGAAAAACTGAAAGGCAATTTATTCGATGCCATTATACATGCTATGGCAGTGCTTGATTATGTCCCGGAAACACAGAGTAGCGACAAGACACCTTCGGATAAAGATAAACTGGTCGTGACCTTTGTAAAGACACCCAAAATTATAAAATTGATGAGGAATTTGTGGCCACATGCCTTTTTCATCAGTTTTAAATTAGAGGTGGGATTATCACAAGATGCGCTTATTGAAAGGGCGTACGCATCCCTGTTAGAAAACAGTGCGGACTTAGTCGTGGCCAACAATCAGGATGAAATTGCAGGAGAGAAGCACCGGGCTTATTTGATCAATTTACATAAGAAAATTGAATTTAGGTGTGAAACCAAGCAAGATATAGCGGAAAATCTGGCGAATAGAATATCAAAACAACATGATAAATATTGA
- the miaA gene encoding tRNA (adenosine(37)-N6)-dimethylallyltransferase MiaA, whose protein sequence is MSFPIWILTGPTASGKTDIALKIAESINAEIVSADSMLVYRGMDIGTEKPSLAARNKTPHHFIDIVEPWEEYSVGQYVKDFEVIAQSLYQQGKQFIVVGGTALYLKAIMDGLFEGPPADWEYRNSLKAVAMEKGPNYLHKMLADIDPETADKLHFNDQKRVIRALEVFRTTGQRISSFQTQFGHKNPKYDCILVAIEYNRDILYKRIETRVDRMFERGLVNEVRSLLSNPLGLSKQASQALGYKEIIDFLKGKYTLSEVSSEIKQRTRRFAKRQMTWFRSFPNIHWIHANPASDAMRLSEEVLACFTQNKPLSKETM, encoded by the coding sequence ATGTCTTTTCCTATCTGGATACTCACCGGGCCCACGGCAAGTGGGAAGACGGACATCGCTTTAAAGATTGCCGAAAGCATCAATGCAGAAATAGTTTCGGCTGATTCTATGCTCGTATATCGGGGCATGGATATCGGGACAGAAAAACCTTCCCTTGCCGCAAGAAACAAGACTCCACATCATTTCATAGATATCGTAGAACCCTGGGAAGAGTATAGTGTAGGCCAGTATGTGAAGGATTTTGAAGTTATTGCACAAAGTCTTTATCAGCAAGGCAAGCAATTCATCGTTGTAGGCGGGACTGCCCTTTATTTAAAGGCTATTATGGATGGTTTGTTTGAAGGTCCCCCTGCAGACTGGGAATATCGCAATTCCCTAAAGGCTGTTGCTATGGAAAAAGGCCCTAACTACCTGCACAAGATGCTTGCTGACATTGATCCCGAAACGGCCGACAAATTACATTTCAATGACCAGAAAAGGGTCATCCGCGCGCTTGAGGTCTTTAGAACGACGGGACAGCGCATCTCTTCTTTTCAGACCCAATTTGGTCATAAAAATCCAAAATATGACTGTATCCTGGTTGCGATTGAATACAACCGGGATATTTTATATAAGCGCATAGAAACACGCGTTGACCGCATGTTTGAGCGTGGTCTTGTGAACGAGGTACGATCATTATTAAGCAATCCCTTGGGTTTAAGCAAGCAGGCCTCCCAGGCGCTTGGATACAAAGAAATTATCGATTTTCTCAAAGGGAAGTATACACTTTCAGAGGTTTCTAGCGAAATTAAACAAAGAACACGTCGGTTTGCAAAAAGGCAGATGACGTGGTTTAGAAGCTTCCCGAATATCCACTGGATTCATGCCAACCCAGCCAGCGATGCCATGAGACTTTCTGAAGAAGTCCTTGCATGTTTTACACAAAACAAACCCTTATCGAAAGAAACGATGTAA
- a CDS encoding DNA internalization-related competence protein ComEC/Rec2, which produces MQRPAVFITLLLIFGICVGSRTKIPIYLTLGTGFLLWVSCFLFVYSYKFSIFFLPCLSVFFVVISIAYYDSRTDFLPTNHIERVLTTHKSLQRITGVIINQPVLLDENTVNKQLLQGKSGQISRKSHYKISFIIRAEEIETASGWKNISGIVKVNIYPSKEEIFKTNNTLPVVNKFVYGQRVTLFGYAFLPKPPGNPYEFDYKSYLQRQMPSVRGLMTVVNTDNIQVRGSYGNNWFYSFIYALNNSLNNTIYTYTFRNSAPLISSMLLGDRANLPNETIDNFMKTGIIHFIAISGFNVGIVVFTVLLPLRFLGINQTLSTLIILLIVTLYTILTGLNPPVLRAGMMAVVFFCSFLVRRQWDITSGIFAAMFFILIRNPSDLFNIGFQLSVLATMGIVYGSLKIEGALFKTALFIETLQVKAERGRLFFLKKYLRKSFCISLAAWLATLPLTAHYFHLFTPFIPITNIIVFPLFWIIIVCGIVLLTLGTICPPLASASAWLASNTDMLLESLVSNLASLPYSYFYVSGPSQTEILLYYLFIVLLLSRNFLSIDLAKIALFGLLSANIFIFSDLFKFTNHSLKITCLDVGHGSAIVIQFPNGKNLLYDVGSWQNYDIGKNIVAPFLWGQHIKKIDLVILSHEHQDHFSGLPSIIERFRVKSVYSQPHLFSSEEGQRILAFLSKKNIRTATLSHGEALKGFEPAVIKILHPLPFVSDVTTINDNSCVIKIEYLGYSIVLCSDIEERGIESILSKSSGIRTDIIQMPHHGSFINNIERLINTAQPTYAFINSCDGITSPKTLDILRRHNIIVLQTHQEGAITFNLDNNGITCTTFDK; this is translated from the coding sequence ATGCAACGACCTGCCGTTTTTATCACCCTTTTGCTTATATTCGGTATCTGCGTGGGGTCACGCACAAAGATTCCCATTTATCTTACCCTTGGGACTGGTTTTCTATTATGGGTGTCCTGCTTTCTATTTGTATATTCATACAAATTCAGCATATTTTTCCTACCGTGCCTGTCTGTCTTTTTTGTTGTGATATCAATAGCATATTACGATTCCAGGACCGATTTTCTTCCCACTAACCATATTGAGCGTGTTCTAACCACCCACAAATCCTTACAACGCATCACGGGGGTAATTATAAATCAGCCTGTTCTCCTGGATGAAAACACAGTGAATAAACAATTACTTCAGGGCAAATCAGGGCAAATTTCAAGGAAATCTCATTACAAAATATCTTTTATAATCCGCGCAGAAGAGATAGAAACGGCATCAGGATGGAAAAATATATCAGGCATTGTGAAAGTAAATATATATCCGTCAAAAGAGGAAATTTTTAAGACGAACAATACGTTGCCTGTTGTAAACAAGTTCGTTTATGGGCAAAGAGTGACACTTTTCGGGTATGCATTCCTACCAAAACCTCCCGGCAATCCATACGAATTTGACTACAAAAGTTACTTGCAACGTCAAATGCCGTCGGTTCGTGGTTTGATGACGGTTGTAAATACGGATAATATACAGGTCAGAGGATCATACGGCAATAACTGGTTCTACAGTTTTATCTATGCACTCAATAATTCTTTAAATAACACCATCTACACCTATACCTTTCGTAACAGCGCGCCATTGATCAGCAGCATGTTATTGGGCGACAGGGCAAACCTCCCGAACGAAACGATTGATAATTTTATGAAAACGGGCATCATCCACTTCATCGCTATTAGTGGTTTTAACGTAGGAATCGTAGTCTTTACCGTACTGTTACCGCTGCGATTCTTAGGAATAAACCAAACTTTGTCAACGCTTATTATTCTGCTCATTGTTACCCTATACACCATTTTAACAGGACTGAATCCACCTGTGCTTCGTGCCGGTATGATGGCTGTTGTTTTCTTCTGCAGTTTTTTAGTGCGCAGGCAATGGGACATTACCAGTGGTATCTTTGCAGCCATGTTTTTTATCCTCATCAGAAACCCATCCGATCTTTTCAATATTGGGTTTCAGCTATCAGTGCTGGCAACGATGGGCATTGTCTATGGGTCGTTAAAAATAGAAGGCGCCTTATTTAAAACAGCCTTATTCATAGAAACGTTACAGGTAAAGGCCGAACGGGGACGATTATTTTTCCTGAAAAAATATCTGCGGAAATCCTTCTGCATTTCCCTTGCCGCCTGGCTGGCAACCTTGCCTCTTACGGCCCATTACTTCCATCTTTTCACACCCTTCATCCCCATTACCAATATTATTGTATTCCCATTATTCTGGATTATCATAGTTTGTGGTATCGTGTTATTAACGCTGGGAACGATATGCCCTCCTCTGGCATCTGCTTCAGCCTGGCTGGCATCAAATACAGATATGTTATTAGAATCTCTGGTTTCAAATCTTGCGTCCTTACCGTATTCGTATTTCTATGTCAGCGGGCCTTCGCAAACAGAGATTCTTCTATATTACCTGTTCATCGTTTTGCTTCTCTCTCGTAACTTTTTATCAATAGATCTTGCGAAAATTGCACTATTTGGCTTGCTGAGCGCTAATATTTTCATTTTCTCTGACCTGTTTAAATTCACAAATCACTCTTTGAAAATCACGTGTTTAGACGTGGGGCATGGAAGCGCTATCGTTATTCAATTTCCCAACGGAAAAAATCTTCTGTATGATGTGGGTTCGTGGCAGAATTACGATATAGGGAAAAATATTGTGGCTCCCTTTTTGTGGGGTCAGCATATAAAAAAAATTGATCTGGTGATCCTCTCCCACGAACATCAAGATCACTTTAGCGGTTTGCCATCTATCATCGAAAGATTCCGGGTAAAATCTGTCTATTCACAGCCGCACCTGTTTTCATCCGAAGAGGGGCAAAGAATACTTGCTTTTCTCAGCAAAAAAAACATCCGTACAGCAACCCTTTCTCATGGCGAAGCCCTAAAGGGGTTTGAACCTGCCGTGATAAAAATATTGCATCCCCTGCCATTTGTTTCTGACGTTACCACAATAAATGACAATTCTTGTGTTATAAAAATTGAATATCTTGGGTACTCCATAGTTCTCTGCTCAGACATCGAAGAACGAGGAATCGAATCGATCTTATCAAAATCTTCAGGAATCAGGACTGATATCATTCAAATGCCTCACCATGGTTCATTCATAAACAATATAGAAAGGTTGATAAATACAGCGCAACCTACGTACGCCTTTATCAATTCATGTGACGGCATAACCTCTCCTAAAACACTCGATATCTTGAGAAGGCATAATATCATAGTTTTACAGACGCACCAGGAAGGGGCTATAACGTTTAATCTGGATAATAACGGAATAACCTGCACTACCTTTGATAAATGA
- a CDS encoding IS3 family transposase (programmed frameshift) yields MERKQYNGEFKARVAIEAIKGEKTANELAGQYGVHPTQIAQWKKQVIEEIPRIFSLKKVQDARKEDELRASLYQQIGQLKVELDWLKKKVLGSTVEERKRLIEPENEEISVSRQCELLGISRSVFYYKAIGESAYNLQLMNLIDEYYTGYPFYGVRRLTAWLRKEGHEVNPKRVKRLMRKMGLYAIYPKPWLSKGGEGHKKYPYLLRGLSIEYPDHVWCADITYIRLNQGYVYLMAIMDWYSRYVLSWETSITLDVGFCLEALDRAIRKGCPEIFNTDQGSQFTSNAFTGKLEGAGVKISMDGRGRVFDNIFIERLWRSIKYEEVYLKDYKTVREAVDGLRRYFDFYNNERLHQSLEYRAPATLYCSNKKARKGEMVNTLELTG; encoded by the exons GTGGAGAGGAAGCAATATAATGGGGAATTTAAGGCGAGAGTAGCGATAGAAGCGATAAAGGGGGAGAAGACTGCAAACGAGCTAGCAGGGCAATATGGGGTACACCCAACGCAGATAGCACAGTGGAAGAAGCAGGTAATAGAAGAGATACCGAGGATATTTTCGCTGAAGAAGGTGCAAGATGCCAGAAAGGAGGATGAATTGCGTGCGTCGTTGTACCAGCAGATAGGGCAATTGAAGGTTGAACTGGATTGGCTGAAAAAAAAAGT GTTGGGATCAACGGTTGAGGAAAGGAAGAGGTTAATAGAGCCAGAAAATGAGGAGATAAGTGTAAGTCGGCAGTGTGAGTTACTGGGGATATCCCGTTCAGTCTTTTATTATAAGGCGATTGGTGAGAGTGCATATAATCTTCAATTGATGAACCTGATAGATGAGTATTATACGGGGTATCCGTTTTATGGGGTAAGGCGGTTGACGGCATGGTTAAGAAAGGAAGGGCATGAGGTAAACCCTAAGAGGGTAAAACGGTTAATGAGGAAGATGGGATTATATGCGATCTATCCGAAGCCTTGGCTAAGTAAAGGAGGTGAAGGACACAAGAAATACCCATATTTACTCAGAGGATTGAGTATAGAGTATCCAGATCACGTGTGGTGTGCGGATATAACGTACATACGGCTCAATCAGGGGTATGTATATCTCATGGCAATAATGGACTGGTATAGTCGGTATGTGCTGTCGTGGGAGACATCAATAACCCTGGATGTGGGATTTTGTCTGGAAGCATTAGACAGGGCAATAAGGAAGGGATGCCCTGAGATATTTAACACGGACCAGGGATCGCAGTTTACGAGCAATGCGTTTACTGGGAAATTAGAGGGAGCCGGGGTAAAGATCAGCATGGATGGAAGGGGACGAGTGTTTGATAACATTTTTATAGAGCGTTTGTGGAGGTCGATAAAATACGAGGAGGTGTATTTAAAAGACTATAAGACGGTAAGAGAGGCAGTGGATGGTTTAAGGAGGTATTTTGATTTTTATAACAACGAGAGATTACATCAGTCGCTTGAATACAGAGCGCCAGCAACGCTGTATTGTAGTAACAAAAAGGCACGGAAAGGAGAGATGGTAAATACTCTTGAACTGACCGGGTAA
- a CDS encoding class I SAM-dependent methyltransferase, with protein MSECTVCNICAHPGKFENALEGKEIYSNVREFKHEKFTVWRCLNCGSLHSKEAVDLNYYYKHYPVKNHTMNYATRKSYRNRLRLLRKHGFKKGHTILDFGCGQGLFVSFLLQCGYNASGYDSYVEEYSDRKVVNNVYDAVTSYDVIEHDNQPVEFFEQLVRCLKQGGLLAIGTPSADKIDLSNPKKFSMELHQPYHRHILSEEALLKLGVHAGLDIVKIYHRFYFDTLYPMVNTRFLKAYVRCAGNFIDVIFEAPRLGLLFTSPQLLFYALAGYLFPPPGNITVFFRKGRS; from the coding sequence ATGTCCGAATGTACTGTATGCAACATTTGTGCGCATCCGGGGAAATTTGAGAATGCTTTAGAAGGAAAGGAAATCTATTCCAATGTGCGAGAATTTAAGCATGAAAAGTTCACTGTATGGCGTTGCCTGAACTGCGGCTCCTTGCATTCCAAAGAGGCGGTAGATCTCAATTATTACTACAAACACTACCCAGTAAAGAACCACACCATGAATTATGCGACCCGCAAGTCTTATCGCAATCGACTTCGGTTGTTACGGAAACACGGATTTAAAAAAGGGCACACGATTCTTGATTTTGGCTGTGGCCAAGGTCTGTTTGTTTCGTTTTTGCTTCAGTGCGGATACAATGCTTCTGGTTATGACTCCTATGTTGAAGAGTATTCTGACAGAAAGGTAGTAAACAATGTTTATGATGCTGTTACCTCATACGATGTAATAGAGCATGACAACCAACCGGTTGAATTTTTTGAGCAACTTGTCCGTTGTTTAAAGCAGGGCGGGTTGCTGGCAATCGGAACCCCCAGCGCCGATAAAATTGATTTGTCCAATCCAAAGAAATTTTCTATGGAACTACATCAACCCTATCACCGTCATATACTTTCGGAGGAAGCCTTATTAAAACTTGGAGTACATGCAGGCTTGGATATCGTAAAGATTTACCATCGCTTTTATTTTGACACGTTATATCCAATGGTGAATACCCGGTTTCTTAAGGCCTATGTTCGTTGTGCCGGCAATTTTATTGACGTCATCTTCGAGGCGCCTCGTTTGGGGCTTTTGTTCACTTCGCCGCAACTGCTATTTTATGCCCTTGCTGGTTATCTCTTTCCGCCGCCGGGAAATATCACCGTTTTTTTCCGCAAGGGGCGCTCCTGA